In the genome of Candoia aspera isolate rCanAsp1 chromosome 1, rCanAsp1.hap2, whole genome shotgun sequence, one region contains:
- the LOC134487333 gene encoding olfactory receptor 8U3-like isoform X1, protein MVDINSTVSRVKEFVLFGISDRPELQRPLFAIFLLNYSITLMGNLGIILLIQTDRQLHTPMYFFLTHLAFVDLCYSSVIAPKMLANFLAVKKTISFHACAAQLGSFLTFMITECFLLAVMAYDRYVAICNPLLYRSIMSQRVCIQLVAAPYIYSFSVALFHTIVTFRLSFCSANVINHFYCDDLPLLALSCSDTSTKQILIYAFAGFDMICSLLIVLISYMFILSAILRISSAQGRHKAFSTCISHLTTVTIFYGTLIFMYLQPSTNHSLGTDKIASVFYTLVIPMLNPMIYSLRNKEVKDALRRRKERILVLH, encoded by the coding sequence ATGGTGGATATCAATTCAACTGTGAGTAGAGTGAAGGAGTTTGTTTTATTTGGAATCTCTGATCGCCCTGAGCTGCAGAGGCCCCTCTTTGCCATCTTCCTCCTGAACTACAGTATCACTCTAATGGGAAATCTGGGCATAATCCTTTTGATTCAGACTGACAGACAGCTACACACCCCTATGTATTTCTTCCTCACCCACTTGGCCTTTGTTGATCTCTGCTATTCCTCTGTTATTGCCCCCAAAATGCTGGCAAACTTCTTAGCAGTTAAGAaaaccatttcattccatgcttgTGCAGCCCAGCTGGGCTCTTTCCTGACTTTCATGATCACAGAGTGCTTCCTCCTGGCGGTGATGGCATATGACCGCTACGTAGCCATCTGTAACCCACTGCTTTATCGATCAATCATGTCCCAGAGAGTCTGCATCCAGTTAGTAGCTGCACCTTATATCTATAGCTTTTCTGTTGCCCTGTTCCACACCATTGTTACATTCCGATTGTCTTTCTGTTCTGCAAATGTGATCAACCATTTCTACTGTGATGACCTCCCACTCTTAGCTCTCTCCTGTTCTGATACCAGCACCAAACAAATACTGATCtatgcttttgctggctttgaTATGATATGCTCCCTTCTGATAGTTCTAATCTCTTACATGTTTATTCTCTCTGCCATCCTAAGAATCAGTTCTGCTCAAGGTCGACATAAAGCTTTCTCTACATGTATTTCTCACTTGACAACTGTCACCATCTTCTATGGAACTCTGATCTTTATGTATTTGCAGCCAAGCACAAATCACTCCTTAGGAACTGATAAAATAGCTTCAGTTTTCTACACACTTGTGATCCCCATGTTGAATCCCATGATCTATAGCCTGAGAAACAAGGAGGTTAAAGATGCCCtgaggagaagaaaagagagaattcTGGTTCTTCATTAA
- the LOC134487333 gene encoding olfactory receptor 8U3-like isoform X3 translates to MERISEVKEFVLFGISDRPELQRPLFAIFLLNYSITLMGNLGIILLIQTDRQLHTPMYFFLTHLAFVDLCYSSVIAPKMLANFLAVKKTISFHACAAQLGSFLTFMITECFLLAVMAYDRYVAICNPLLYRSIMSQRVCIQLVAAPYIYSFSVALFHTIVTFRLSFCSANVINHFYCDDLPLLALSCSDTSTKQILIYAFAGFDMICSLLIVLISYMFILSAILRISSAQGRHKAFSTCISHLTTVTIFYGTLIFMYLQPSTNHSLGTDKIASVFYTLVIPMLNPMIYSLRNKEVKDALRRRKERILVLH, encoded by the coding sequence AGTGAAGGAGTTTGTTTTATTTGGAATCTCTGATCGCCCTGAGCTGCAGAGGCCCCTCTTTGCCATCTTCCTCCTGAACTACAGTATCACTCTAATGGGAAATCTGGGCATAATCCTTTTGATTCAGACTGACAGACAGCTACACACCCCTATGTATTTCTTCCTCACCCACTTGGCCTTTGTTGATCTCTGCTATTCCTCTGTTATTGCCCCCAAAATGCTGGCAAACTTCTTAGCAGTTAAGAaaaccatttcattccatgcttgTGCAGCCCAGCTGGGCTCTTTCCTGACTTTCATGATCACAGAGTGCTTCCTCCTGGCGGTGATGGCATATGACCGCTACGTAGCCATCTGTAACCCACTGCTTTATCGATCAATCATGTCCCAGAGAGTCTGCATCCAGTTAGTAGCTGCACCTTATATCTATAGCTTTTCTGTTGCCCTGTTCCACACCATTGTTACATTCCGATTGTCTTTCTGTTCTGCAAATGTGATCAACCATTTCTACTGTGATGACCTCCCACTCTTAGCTCTCTCCTGTTCTGATACCAGCACCAAACAAATACTGATCtatgcttttgctggctttgaTATGATATGCTCCCTTCTGATAGTTCTAATCTCTTACATGTTTATTCTCTCTGCCATCCTAAGAATCAGTTCTGCTCAAGGTCGACATAAAGCTTTCTCTACATGTATTTCTCACTTGACAACTGTCACCATCTTCTATGGAACTCTGATCTTTATGTATTTGCAGCCAAGCACAAATCACTCCTTAGGAACTGATAAAATAGCTTCAGTTTTCTACACACTTGTGATCCCCATGTTGAATCCCATGATCTATAGCCTGAGAAACAAGGAGGTTAAAGATGCCCtgaggagaagaaaagagagaattcTGGTTCTTCATTAA
- the LOC134487333 gene encoding olfactory receptor 8U3-like isoform X2 translates to MMQNVEKVKEFVLFGISDRPELQRPLFAIFLLNYSITLMGNLGIILLIQTDRQLHTPMYFFLTHLAFVDLCYSSVIAPKMLANFLAVKKTISFHACAAQLGSFLTFMITECFLLAVMAYDRYVAICNPLLYRSIMSQRVCIQLVAAPYIYSFSVALFHTIVTFRLSFCSANVINHFYCDDLPLLALSCSDTSTKQILIYAFAGFDMICSLLIVLISYMFILSAILRISSAQGRHKAFSTCISHLTTVTIFYGTLIFMYLQPSTNHSLGTDKIASVFYTLVIPMLNPMIYSLRNKEVKDALRRRKERILVLH, encoded by the coding sequence AGTGAAGGAGTTTGTTTTATTTGGAATCTCTGATCGCCCTGAGCTGCAGAGGCCCCTCTTTGCCATCTTCCTCCTGAACTACAGTATCACTCTAATGGGAAATCTGGGCATAATCCTTTTGATTCAGACTGACAGACAGCTACACACCCCTATGTATTTCTTCCTCACCCACTTGGCCTTTGTTGATCTCTGCTATTCCTCTGTTATTGCCCCCAAAATGCTGGCAAACTTCTTAGCAGTTAAGAaaaccatttcattccatgcttgTGCAGCCCAGCTGGGCTCTTTCCTGACTTTCATGATCACAGAGTGCTTCCTCCTGGCGGTGATGGCATATGACCGCTACGTAGCCATCTGTAACCCACTGCTTTATCGATCAATCATGTCCCAGAGAGTCTGCATCCAGTTAGTAGCTGCACCTTATATCTATAGCTTTTCTGTTGCCCTGTTCCACACCATTGTTACATTCCGATTGTCTTTCTGTTCTGCAAATGTGATCAACCATTTCTACTGTGATGACCTCCCACTCTTAGCTCTCTCCTGTTCTGATACCAGCACCAAACAAATACTGATCtatgcttttgctggctttgaTATGATATGCTCCCTTCTGATAGTTCTAATCTCTTACATGTTTATTCTCTCTGCCATCCTAAGAATCAGTTCTGCTCAAGGTCGACATAAAGCTTTCTCTACATGTATTTCTCACTTGACAACTGTCACCATCTTCTATGGAACTCTGATCTTTATGTATTTGCAGCCAAGCACAAATCACTCCTTAGGAACTGATAAAATAGCTTCAGTTTTCTACACACTTGTGATCCCCATGTTGAATCCCATGATCTATAGCCTGAGAAACAAGGAGGTTAAAGATGCCCtgaggagaagaaaagagagaattcTGGTTCTTCATTAA
- the LOC134487333 gene encoding olfactory receptor 8U3-like isoform X5 translates to MKEFVLFGISDRPELQRPLFAIFLLNYSITLMGNLGIILLIQTDRQLHTPMYFFLTHLAFVDLCYSSVIAPKMLANFLAVKKTISFHACAAQLGSFLTFMITECFLLAVMAYDRYVAICNPLLYRSIMSQRVCIQLVAAPYIYSFSVALFHTIVTFRLSFCSANVINHFYCDDLPLLALSCSDTSTKQILIYAFAGFDMICSLLIVLISYMFILSAILRISSAQGRHKAFSTCISHLTTVTIFYGTLIFMYLQPSTNHSLGTDKIASVFYTLVIPMLNPMIYSLRNKEVKDALRRRKERILVLH, encoded by the coding sequence TGAAGGAGTTTGTTTTATTTGGAATCTCTGATCGCCCTGAGCTGCAGAGGCCCCTCTTTGCCATCTTCCTCCTGAACTACAGTATCACTCTAATGGGAAATCTGGGCATAATCCTTTTGATTCAGACTGACAGACAGCTACACACCCCTATGTATTTCTTCCTCACCCACTTGGCCTTTGTTGATCTCTGCTATTCCTCTGTTATTGCCCCCAAAATGCTGGCAAACTTCTTAGCAGTTAAGAaaaccatttcattccatgcttgTGCAGCCCAGCTGGGCTCTTTCCTGACTTTCATGATCACAGAGTGCTTCCTCCTGGCGGTGATGGCATATGACCGCTACGTAGCCATCTGTAACCCACTGCTTTATCGATCAATCATGTCCCAGAGAGTCTGCATCCAGTTAGTAGCTGCACCTTATATCTATAGCTTTTCTGTTGCCCTGTTCCACACCATTGTTACATTCCGATTGTCTTTCTGTTCTGCAAATGTGATCAACCATTTCTACTGTGATGACCTCCCACTCTTAGCTCTCTCCTGTTCTGATACCAGCACCAAACAAATACTGATCtatgcttttgctggctttgaTATGATATGCTCCCTTCTGATAGTTCTAATCTCTTACATGTTTATTCTCTCTGCCATCCTAAGAATCAGTTCTGCTCAAGGTCGACATAAAGCTTTCTCTACATGTATTTCTCACTTGACAACTGTCACCATCTTCTATGGAACTCTGATCTTTATGTATTTGCAGCCAAGCACAAATCACTCCTTAGGAACTGATAAAATAGCTTCAGTTTTCTACACACTTGTGATCCCCATGTTGAATCCCATGATCTATAGCCTGAGAAACAAGGAGGTTAAAGATGCCCtgaggagaagaaaagagagaattcTGGTTCTTCATTAA
- the LOC134487333 gene encoding olfactory receptor 8U3-like isoform X6 — MVTEFVLFGISDRPELQRPLFAIFLLNYSITLMGNLGIILLIQTDRQLHTPMYFFLTHLAFVDLCYSSVIAPKMLANFLAVKKTISFHACAAQLGSFLTFMITECFLLAVMAYDRYVAICNPLLYRSIMSQRVCIQLVAAPYIYSFSVALFHTIVTFRLSFCSANVINHFYCDDLPLLALSCSDTSTKQILIYAFAGFDMICSLLIVLISYMFILSAILRISSAQGRHKAFSTCISHLTTVTIFYGTLIFMYLQPSTNHSLGTDKIASVFYTLVIPMLNPMIYSLRNKEVKDALRRRKERILVLH, encoded by the coding sequence GAGTTTGTTTTATTTGGAATCTCTGATCGCCCTGAGCTGCAGAGGCCCCTCTTTGCCATCTTCCTCCTGAACTACAGTATCACTCTAATGGGAAATCTGGGCATAATCCTTTTGATTCAGACTGACAGACAGCTACACACCCCTATGTATTTCTTCCTCACCCACTTGGCCTTTGTTGATCTCTGCTATTCCTCTGTTATTGCCCCCAAAATGCTGGCAAACTTCTTAGCAGTTAAGAaaaccatttcattccatgcttgTGCAGCCCAGCTGGGCTCTTTCCTGACTTTCATGATCACAGAGTGCTTCCTCCTGGCGGTGATGGCATATGACCGCTACGTAGCCATCTGTAACCCACTGCTTTATCGATCAATCATGTCCCAGAGAGTCTGCATCCAGTTAGTAGCTGCACCTTATATCTATAGCTTTTCTGTTGCCCTGTTCCACACCATTGTTACATTCCGATTGTCTTTCTGTTCTGCAAATGTGATCAACCATTTCTACTGTGATGACCTCCCACTCTTAGCTCTCTCCTGTTCTGATACCAGCACCAAACAAATACTGATCtatgcttttgctggctttgaTATGATATGCTCCCTTCTGATAGTTCTAATCTCTTACATGTTTATTCTCTCTGCCATCCTAAGAATCAGTTCTGCTCAAGGTCGACATAAAGCTTTCTCTACATGTATTTCTCACTTGACAACTGTCACCATCTTCTATGGAACTCTGATCTTTATGTATTTGCAGCCAAGCACAAATCACTCCTTAGGAACTGATAAAATAGCTTCAGTTTTCTACACACTTGTGATCCCCATGTTGAATCCCATGATCTATAGCCTGAGAAACAAGGAGGTTAAAGATGCCCtgaggagaagaaaagagagaattcTGGTTCTTCATTAA
- the LOC134487333 gene encoding olfactory receptor 8U3-like isoform X4, giving the protein MGNLGIILLIQTDRQLHTPMYFFLTHLAFVDLCYSSVIAPKMLANFLAVKKTISFHACAAQLGSFLTFMITECFLLAVMAYDRYVAICNPLLYRSIMSQRVCIQLVAAPYIYSFSVALFHTIVTFRLSFCSANVINHFYCDDLPLLALSCSDTSTKQILIYAFAGFDMICSLLIVLISYMFILSAILRISSAQGRHKAFSTCISHLTTVTIFYGTLIFMYLQPSTNHSLGTDKIASVFYTLVIPMLNPMIYSLRNKEVKDALRRRKERILVLH; this is encoded by the coding sequence ATGGGAAATCTGGGCATAATCCTTTTGATTCAGACTGACAGACAGCTACACACCCCTATGTATTTCTTCCTCACCCACTTGGCCTTTGTTGATCTCTGCTATTCCTCTGTTATTGCCCCCAAAATGCTGGCAAACTTCTTAGCAGTTAAGAaaaccatttcattccatgcttgTGCAGCCCAGCTGGGCTCTTTCCTGACTTTCATGATCACAGAGTGCTTCCTCCTGGCGGTGATGGCATATGACCGCTACGTAGCCATCTGTAACCCACTGCTTTATCGATCAATCATGTCCCAGAGAGTCTGCATCCAGTTAGTAGCTGCACCTTATATCTATAGCTTTTCTGTTGCCCTGTTCCACACCATTGTTACATTCCGATTGTCTTTCTGTTCTGCAAATGTGATCAACCATTTCTACTGTGATGACCTCCCACTCTTAGCTCTCTCCTGTTCTGATACCAGCACCAAACAAATACTGATCtatgcttttgctggctttgaTATGATATGCTCCCTTCTGATAGTTCTAATCTCTTACATGTTTATTCTCTCTGCCATCCTAAGAATCAGTTCTGCTCAAGGTCGACATAAAGCTTTCTCTACATGTATTTCTCACTTGACAACTGTCACCATCTTCTATGGAACTCTGATCTTTATGTATTTGCAGCCAAGCACAAATCACTCCTTAGGAACTGATAAAATAGCTTCAGTTTTCTACACACTTGTGATCCCCATGTTGAATCCCATGATCTATAGCCTGAGAAACAAGGAGGTTAAAGATGCCCtgaggagaagaaaagagagaattcTGGTTCTTCATTAA
- the LOC134487332 gene encoding olfactory receptor 5AR1 isoform X1 — MAEDNRTQVTEFIFLGFTDNPYLEIVLFVVFLTIYLTNVIGNVGMILLILLDEQLHSPMYFFLCHLSFVDLGYSTAIAPRMLADFLQRRKVISFSSCATQFAFFVGFVDAECYVLAAMAYDRYVAICRPLHYGTIMSKQVCLVLVVGSYVAGLISLVSHTSLTFSLDFCGSNIINHFFCEIPPLLALSCSDTYVSEILLFSLCGFIEFSTILIILISYCFIFAAILRIRSAEGRLKAFSTCASHLTGVTLFYGTVMFMYLRPPSSYSLDQDKWASVFYTVVIPMLNPLIYSLRNKDVKEAFRRVISKKVLSH, encoded by the coding sequence ATGGCTGAAGACAATCGCACACAGGTGACAGAGTTCATTTTCTTGGGCTTCACAGATAATCCCTACCTAGAAATTGTCCTCTTTGTGGTGTTCCTGACAATTTACTTGACAAATGTGATAGGAAATGTGGGCATGATTCTCCTGATTCTCCTTGATGAACAACTCCACAGccccatgtattttttcctttgcCACCTTTCTTTTGTGGACCTTGGTTACTCAACAGCCATTGCCCCACGTATGCTGGCTGACTTCTTGCAACGACGCAAAGTCATCTCTTTCTCCAGCTGTGCCACACAGTTTGCTTTTTTTGTGGGCTTTGTGGATGCTGAGTGTTATGTCTTGGCAGCCATGGCTTATGACCGCTATGTGGCCATCTGTCGTCCTCTCCATTATGGCACAATCATGTCAAAACAAGTCTGTTTGGTATTGGTGGTTGGTTCCTATGTAGCAGGACTTATAAGCTTGGTATCCCACACTAGTCTGACTTTCAGCTTAGATTTCTGTGGTTCTAATATCATCAATCATTTCTTCTGTGAGATTCCTCCGCTCCTGGCATTGTCTTGTTCTGACACTTATGTCAGTGAGATCCTCCTCTTCAGCCTTTGTGGATTCATTGAATTCAGCACCATCCTCATCATCCTCATTTCTTATTGCttcatctttgctgccatcttgagaATCCGCTCTGCTGAGGGCAGGCTCAAAGCCTTCTCTACCTGTGCTTCTCATCTCACTGGGGTCACACTCTTTTATGGGACAGTTATGTTTATGTACTTGCGGCCACCATCCAGCTACTCATTAGATCAGGATAAGTGGGCCTCTGTGTTCTACACTGTTGTCATCCCTATGCTGAACCCCTTAATTTATAGCCTAAGGAACAAAGATGTGAAGGAAGCATTTCGAAGAGTTATCAGCAAGAAAGTTTTATCCCATTAA
- the LOC134487332 gene encoding olfactory receptor 5AR1 isoform X2: MILLILLDEQLHSPMYFFLCHLSFVDLGYSTAIAPRMLADFLQRRKVISFSSCATQFAFFVGFVDAECYVLAAMAYDRYVAICRPLHYGTIMSKQVCLVLVVGSYVAGLISLVSHTSLTFSLDFCGSNIINHFFCEIPPLLALSCSDTYVSEILLFSLCGFIEFSTILIILISYCFIFAAILRIRSAEGRLKAFSTCASHLTGVTLFYGTVMFMYLRPPSSYSLDQDKWASVFYTVVIPMLNPLIYSLRNKDVKEAFRRVISKKVLSH, translated from the coding sequence ATGATTCTCCTGATTCTCCTTGATGAACAACTCCACAGccccatgtattttttcctttgcCACCTTTCTTTTGTGGACCTTGGTTACTCAACAGCCATTGCCCCACGTATGCTGGCTGACTTCTTGCAACGACGCAAAGTCATCTCTTTCTCCAGCTGTGCCACACAGTTTGCTTTTTTTGTGGGCTTTGTGGATGCTGAGTGTTATGTCTTGGCAGCCATGGCTTATGACCGCTATGTGGCCATCTGTCGTCCTCTCCATTATGGCACAATCATGTCAAAACAAGTCTGTTTGGTATTGGTGGTTGGTTCCTATGTAGCAGGACTTATAAGCTTGGTATCCCACACTAGTCTGACTTTCAGCTTAGATTTCTGTGGTTCTAATATCATCAATCATTTCTTCTGTGAGATTCCTCCGCTCCTGGCATTGTCTTGTTCTGACACTTATGTCAGTGAGATCCTCCTCTTCAGCCTTTGTGGATTCATTGAATTCAGCACCATCCTCATCATCCTCATTTCTTATTGCttcatctttgctgccatcttgagaATCCGCTCTGCTGAGGGCAGGCTCAAAGCCTTCTCTACCTGTGCTTCTCATCTCACTGGGGTCACACTCTTTTATGGGACAGTTATGTTTATGTACTTGCGGCCACCATCCAGCTACTCATTAGATCAGGATAAGTGGGCCTCTGTGTTCTACACTGTTGTCATCCCTATGCTGAACCCCTTAATTTATAGCCTAAGGAACAAAGATGTGAAGGAAGCATTTCGAAGAGTTATCAGCAAGAAAGTTTTATCCCATTAA
- the LOC134503200 gene encoding olfactory receptor 2G3-like has protein sequence MVDINHTFVTEFIFLGFSNHPRMQLILFVMFLGCYLLTVLGNVTIISVVRSNPQLHTPMYFFLVNLSFLDISYISTNVPQMLMNLVTKWKTISFWGCVIQMYFSLAFGMTECFLLGVMAYDRYVAICQPLHYAAIMSWKLCTQLAVFCWSSSLMSSMVINIFTFQLPFCGPNILNHYFCEVPAVLSLACTDTSLAEMAVFIFSIIIVFIPFLLIIISYTYIFLTVLQIRTAQGRAKAFSTCASHLMVVIIFYGTAIFMYMRPRTKSSRGKDKVIALFYTIVMPMLNPIIYSLRNKDVKNCLQKLLVNNPGGGEQCILP, from the exons ATGGTGGACATTAACCACACATTTGTGACAGAGTTCATATTTCTGGGGTTCTCTAATCATCCCAGGATGCAGCTTATCCTTTTTGTGATGTTTCTAGGTTGCTATCTCCTGACAGTGCTTGGGAATGTCACCATCATCTCTGTTGTCAGAAGTAATCCTCAGCTTCATAcacccatgtatttttttcttgttaatcTTTCCTTCCTAGACATTTCTTACATCTCCACCAATGTCCCCCAGATGCTGATGAACCTTGTGACCAAATGGAAAACTATCTCATTTTGGGGCTGTGTGatccaaatgtatttttctttagcATTTGGCATGACCGAATGCTTTCTGCTTGGGGTCATGGCTTATGACCGCTATGTGGCCATTTGCCAGCCTTTGCATTATGCAGCCATTATGAGCTGGAAGCTCTGTACCCAGCTGGCTGTCTTTTGTTGGAGTAGCAGCTTAATGAGCTCCATGGTCATTAATATTTTCACCTTTCAGTTGCCTTTTTGTGGTCCCAATATCTTGAACCATTATTTTTGTGAGGTGCCTGCTGTGCTGTCTTTGGCTTGCACTGACACTTCCCTTGCTgaaatggctgtgttcattttcagCATCATCATAGTCTTCATTCCCTTCTTGTTGATTATCATTTCTTATACCTACATTTTCCTAACTGTGCTACAGATACGAACTGCTCAAGGAAGGGCTAAGGCATTCTCAACCTGCGCATCCCACCTCATGGTTGTCATCATATTTTATGGGACCGCCATTTTCATGTATATGCGACCAAGGACCAAGTCTTCCCGAGGCAAGGACAAAGTAATTGCTCTGTTTTACACTATTGTTATGCCCATGCTCAACCCAATTATATACAGTCTGAGGAACAAGGATGTAAAGAAT TGCTTACAAAAGCTTTTGGTGAACAACCCTGGAGGAGGTGAGCAGTGTATCTTGCCATGA
- the LOC134503258 gene encoding olfactory receptor 9G19-like gives MEEENHTTVTNFILLGFTANQNLQLILFVLFLLIYVASLTGNITLMALICGSPNLHTPMYFFIGNLSFLDLWYSSVYSPKILVNSISEDKSISFGGCAAPFFFSAGLAYSECYLLAAMAYDRYMAITNPLLYATHMSRKLCTELVTLSYLSGFINATIITVKTFTLSFCDENIIDDFFCDLPPLVKLSCNVPESYQSVLHFILVSNVIVPLALILASYVLILAAILKIRSTKGRLKAFSTCASHLTAVTLYYGSILFIYSRPSSSYALERDKVVSVFYTVVIPMINPLIYSLRNEEVKKALKKKAMKWKTA, from the coding sequence ATGGAAGAAGAAAATCACACTACAGTCACGAACTTTATCCTTTTGGGATTCACAGCCAACCAAAACCTACAACTGATTCTATTTGTCTTGTTTCTATTAATATATGTAGCCAGCCTCACAGGGAACATCACACTAATGGCACTTATCTGTGGCAGCCCCAACCTCCATACACCTATGTATTTTTTCATTGGAAACTTATCTTTCCTGGATCTCTGGTATTCCTCTGTCTATTCCCCTAAGATCTTGGTAAATAGCATCTCTGAAGACAAGAGCATTTCCTTTGGAGGTTGTGCTGCTCCGTTCTTCTTCTCTGCTGGCCTTGCCTACAGTGAGTGCTATCTTCTTGCAGCCATGGCCTATGACCGATACATGGCCATTACAAACCCACTGCTGTATGCCACTCATATGTCCAGAAAGCTATGCACAGAACTGGTAACCCTCTCATATCTCAGTGGTTTCATCAACGCTACAATAATAACCGTCAAAACCTTCACTCTGAGCTTCTGTGATGAAAACATAATTGATGACTTCTTCTGTGACCTACCTCCATTAGTCAAACTTTCCTGTAATGTGCCTGAGAGCTACCAGTCAGTGCTGCACTTCATTCTTGTCTCTAATGTAATTGTACCCCTGGCGCTTATTCTTGCCTCCTATGTCCTCATCCTGGCAGCCATCTTGAAGATACGTTCCACCAAAGGGAGACTGAAGGCCTTCTCAACATGTGCCTCTCACCTAACAGCTGTCACTTTGTACTATGGCTCAATCCTCTTCATCTACTCACGCCCAAGTTCCAGCTATGCTTTGGAGAGAGACAAAGTTGTGTCCGTCTTCTATACAGTTGTGATCCCTATGATAAATCCTCTCATTTATAGTCTCAGGAACGAGGAGGTAAAGAAAGCTctgaagaagaaagcaatgaaatgGAAGACAGCCTAA